The following coding sequences are from one Geodermatophilus normandii window:
- a CDS encoding alpha-hydroxy acid oxidase produces MLTELADSRERARAVLPPEIWDYYEAGSGDEVTLGEAEAAWRDFRLRPRVLHDVSRVDLATRLLGTPAASPFVVAPMAFHALAHPDGECATVRGAGDAGCLTVVSTRASRTLEEVGAAATGPWWFQAYLMRDRGLTEALVARAAAAGARAVVLTVDTPYVGRKGRVAGVRIAVPDDEYLINLAQHLVPGAVAREAAEQDPSMTPDTIGRLAAVSGLPVVVKGVLRGDEAARCVEAGATGVVVSTHGGRQLDRVVPSAHALPDVLDGVGGRVPVLVDGGIRSGTDALVALALGADAVLVGRPVLWALAAGGAAGVTATLEALAAHLRHVLALTGATSPADLDPGAVVGR; encoded by the coding sequence GTGCTGACGGAGCTGGCCGACTCCCGCGAGCGGGCGCGCGCGGTGCTGCCGCCCGAGATCTGGGACTACTACGAGGCCGGCTCCGGCGACGAGGTGACCCTCGGCGAGGCGGAGGCGGCCTGGCGGGACTTCCGGCTGCGGCCGCGGGTGCTGCACGACGTGTCCCGCGTCGACCTGGCCACCCGGCTGCTCGGCACGCCGGCCGCCTCCCCGTTCGTCGTCGCGCCCATGGCGTTCCACGCGCTGGCCCACCCCGACGGCGAGTGCGCGACCGTGCGGGGCGCCGGAGACGCCGGGTGCCTGACCGTCGTCTCCACCCGCGCGTCGCGGACCCTGGAGGAGGTCGGCGCCGCCGCGACCGGCCCGTGGTGGTTCCAGGCCTACCTGATGCGCGACCGCGGGCTGACCGAGGCGCTCGTCGCACGGGCCGCGGCGGCCGGTGCGCGCGCGGTCGTGCTCACCGTCGACACCCCCTACGTCGGCCGCAAGGGACGGGTGGCCGGCGTCCGCATCGCCGTCCCCGACGACGAGTACCTGATCAACCTCGCGCAGCACCTGGTGCCCGGCGCGGTGGCCCGCGAGGCCGCCGAGCAGGACCCCTCGATGACGCCGGACACCATCGGCCGGCTGGCCGCGGTCTCCGGCCTGCCGGTCGTGGTCAAGGGCGTGCTCCGCGGCGACGAGGCCGCCCGCTGCGTCGAGGCCGGCGCGACCGGCGTCGTCGTCTCCACCCACGGCGGGCGGCAGTTGGACCGGGTGGTGCCCAGTGCGCACGCGCTGCCGGACGTGCTGGACGGCGTGGGCGGCCGCGTGCCGGTGCTGGTCGACGGCGGGATCCGCAGCGGCACCGACGCCCTCGTGGCGCTGGCGCTGGGAGCCGACGCCGTCCTCGTCGGCCGGCCGGTCCTCTGGGCGCTGGCCGCCGGGGGAGCGGCGGGGGTCACCGCCACACTGGAGGCGCTGGCCGCGCACCTGCGGCACGTACTGGCGCTCACCGGCGCGACCTCGCCGGCCGACCTCGACCCGGGCGCCGTCGTCGGTCGTTAG
- a CDS encoding alpha/beta hydrolase family protein yields the protein MSTRVLDLSDPSRSTDPTPEQRGLDARPGRDLPTTLWYPRTGEGPFPLVVFSHGTDASPEGYEELLEAWAAAGFVVAAPTFPLTSAGTAVIEEDIANQPADVSFVLTEVLALGTTDGDPLERRIDRRHVAAAGHSAGAATTSALLFSCCLDERVTAEVVLAGGTGGYPTDFADVDVPTLYVHGTDDEGMSIDDARALYEAQPGRKAFVELPGGSHTDPYSRTSDPYAAAVRAVTTDFLRWTLDGDRAALAEFVIDAGRPGVAELRQNALSG from the coding sequence GTGAGCACCCGTGTGCTGGACCTGAGCGATCCCTCGCGCTCGACCGATCCGACGCCGGAGCAGCGCGGGCTCGATGCCCGTCCCGGTCGCGACCTGCCGACCACCCTCTGGTACCCGAGGACCGGCGAGGGCCCGTTCCCGCTGGTCGTCTTCAGCCACGGCACGGACGCCTCGCCCGAGGGCTACGAGGAGCTGCTGGAGGCCTGGGCGGCTGCGGGGTTCGTGGTCGCCGCTCCGACCTTCCCGCTCACGTCCGCGGGGACCGCGGTCATCGAGGAGGACATCGCGAACCAACCGGCCGACGTCTCCTTCGTGCTGACCGAGGTGCTCGCGCTCGGCACGACCGACGGAGACCCCCTGGAGAGGCGGATCGACCGCCGGCACGTCGCCGCGGCCGGCCACTCCGCCGGCGCGGCCACCACCTCGGCACTGCTCTTCTCCTGCTGCCTCGACGAGCGCGTCACGGCCGAGGTCGTCCTCGCCGGGGGGACCGGCGGTTACCCCACCGACTTCGCCGATGTCGACGTCCCCACGCTGTACGTGCACGGCACCGACGACGAGGGCATGAGCATCGACGACGCCCGCGCCCTGTACGAGGCGCAGCCCGGCCGCAAGGCCTTCGTCGAGCTCCCGGGCGGCAGTCACACCGACCCCTACTCGCGGACGTCCGACCCGTACGCCGCCGCGGTCCGCGCCGTCACCACCGACTTCCTGCGCTGGACCCTCGACGGCGACCGCGCCGCCCTGGCCGAGTTCGTGATCGACGCCGGCCGTCCCGGCGTGGCCGAGCTGAGGCAGAACGCGCTCTCCGGCTGA
- a CDS encoding alpha/beta fold hydrolase — protein MDDEGRERTATALTPLEVPGPANVVERLAEVARCLPDRVALDSWDGALTYAELDRRVRATAGELVRAVGDPEDRTPIALYAEQNTTSVAAFLAVIAAGHPCVVLDVLLPEARVAQIAAQAGVRVLVADRAHRPASVGLPGIETVLALEDLPVATGKPGPDDATLPELDPDDAAVLVFTSGSTGVPKGFVYTHRSAVTSADAGIRAMGLTGSDRVALVLPYAFAAADMILFPTLLQGATLVVLDPRVRGLDELVGLLRDGRITVTLCSPALMRAITAVLRPGELIPALRRFMTGGEKSYGRDVAAFLPHLGPEACYANGVGATEALAFASFEIRPSDRVPDGIVPLGWPYPHQTIEVLDDDGRPVPPGTIGLLAVTSAHHSGYYWGDPERTAARFEDLPDGRRRFQTGDKARLDEDGCLHLLGRSDDSVKIRGYLVEPGEVEAALLALPEVVDAVVRARATERGAERLVAWVVPDASGTIPSPAGLRAALSRALPDWMVPRDVVLMETMPRTERGKIDVTRLPPVPERGEPVTPITGTEAVLAGIWAPILHLDRVGRDESFTALGGDSLAVEEMLAAVAAQTGLSLRTADLAEHPTLADFAAALDRARTSPATPDRHGTLVRLRSTGTRTPVFCFAGAGAVGAVFEPLARALDDRPVYAFQMQGLENRGVPDWTVAAAARRYVRVLEEAVPTGPVLLVGHSLGGLYALKVAQLLNRRGRRVPLLTILDTYLPPAAKQPADGGHDGLPTPLGVLQARRQMQVGPSQAAGSRRELWQTRARLLAAGVRPYDPGTQGQVFFELGARVARFHRPEPWPGRTLLVVSEENDDDPRWWPRLFPGELTVEHVRTDHFGLLRPPFVQQLARVVESVAERASD, from the coding sequence GTGGACGACGAAGGACGCGAGCGGACGGCCACGGCGTTGACGCCGCTGGAGGTGCCCGGTCCGGCGAACGTCGTCGAGCGCCTGGCGGAGGTCGCCCGGTGCCTGCCGGACCGGGTGGCGCTGGACTCCTGGGACGGTGCTCTCACCTACGCCGAGCTGGATCGGCGCGTGCGGGCGACGGCCGGCGAGCTGGTGCGCGCCGTCGGTGATCCGGAGGACCGGACGCCGATCGCCCTGTACGCGGAGCAGAACACCACCAGCGTCGCCGCATTCCTCGCGGTGATCGCCGCCGGGCACCCCTGCGTCGTCCTGGACGTGCTGCTGCCCGAGGCCAGGGTGGCGCAGATCGCCGCACAGGCCGGTGTGCGGGTGCTCGTCGCCGACCGGGCCCACCGCCCGGCGTCGGTGGGCCTGCCGGGGATCGAGACGGTCCTCGCGCTCGAGGACCTCCCGGTGGCCACGGGGAAGCCCGGTCCGGACGACGCCACCCTCCCTGAGCTCGACCCGGACGACGCAGCGGTGCTGGTGTTCACTTCGGGCAGCACGGGCGTCCCCAAGGGCTTCGTCTACACACACCGGTCCGCCGTCACCAGTGCCGACGCCGGCATCCGGGCCATGGGGTTGACGGGGTCCGACCGGGTCGCGCTGGTGCTCCCCTACGCCTTCGCTGCCGCCGACATGATCTTGTTCCCCACCTTGCTGCAGGGGGCGACCCTGGTGGTCCTCGACCCACGGGTCCGTGGCCTGGACGAGCTGGTGGGCCTGCTGCGCGACGGGCGCATCACCGTGACGCTGTGCTCGCCGGCCCTGATGCGGGCGATCACCGCGGTCCTCCGGCCCGGCGAGCTCATCCCGGCGCTGCGGCGGTTCATGACCGGTGGGGAGAAGTCCTACGGCCGGGACGTCGCCGCGTTCCTGCCGCACCTGGGGCCGGAGGCCTGCTACGCCAACGGGGTGGGCGCGACCGAGGCGCTCGCCTTCGCCAGCTTCGAGATCCGTCCCTCGGACCGCGTCCCGGACGGGATCGTTCCGCTCGGCTGGCCCTATCCGCACCAGACCATCGAGGTCCTGGACGACGACGGCCGCCCCGTGCCGCCGGGCACCATCGGCCTGCTGGCCGTCACCTCCGCCCACCACAGCGGCTACTACTGGGGGGACCCGGAGCGGACGGCGGCGAGGTTCGAGGACCTCCCGGACGGCCGCCGGCGGTTCCAGACCGGCGACAAGGCCCGGCTCGACGAGGACGGTTGCCTGCACCTCCTCGGGCGGTCCGACGACTCGGTCAAGATCCGCGGCTACCTGGTCGAGCCGGGGGAGGTCGAGGCGGCGCTGCTGGCCCTACCCGAGGTCGTGGACGCCGTCGTCCGCGCCCGGGCCACCGAACGCGGGGCGGAGCGCCTCGTCGCCTGGGTCGTGCCGGACGCGTCGGGGACCATCCCCTCGCCCGCGGGGCTGCGGGCAGCGCTGAGCCGGGCGCTCCCGGACTGGATGGTGCCGCGGGACGTCGTCCTCATGGAGACGATGCCGCGCACGGAGCGCGGCAAGATCGACGTCACCCGGCTGCCACCCGTGCCGGAACGGGGGGAGCCGGTGACGCCGATCACCGGGACCGAGGCCGTGCTGGCCGGGATCTGGGCGCCGATCCTGCACCTGGACCGCGTCGGCCGGGACGAGAGCTTCACGGCGCTCGGCGGGGACTCGCTCGCCGTCGAGGAGATGCTCGCCGCCGTCGCCGCGCAGACCGGGCTGTCCCTGCGGACGGCTGACCTGGCAGAACACCCGACCCTCGCCGACTTCGCCGCTGCACTCGACCGTGCACGGACGAGCCCGGCGACTCCTGACCGTCACGGCACCCTCGTGAGGCTGCGCAGCACGGGCACCCGGACGCCGGTGTTCTGCTTCGCCGGTGCCGGCGCTGTGGGCGCCGTCTTCGAGCCGCTCGCCCGGGCCCTCGACGACCGGCCGGTGTACGCGTTCCAGATGCAGGGGCTGGAGAACCGCGGGGTGCCGGACTGGACCGTCGCGGCCGCCGCGCGCCGGTACGTGCGGGTGCTGGAGGAGGCCGTCCCGACGGGACCGGTCCTGCTCGTCGGGCACTCCCTCGGCGGCCTGTACGCGCTCAAGGTCGCGCAGCTGCTCAACCGGCGTGGCCGCCGCGTGCCCCTGCTGACGATCCTCGACACCTATCTCCCTCCCGCCGCCAAGCAGCCGGCCGACGGCGGACACGACGGGCTCCCCACACCCCTCGGCGTGCTGCAGGCCCGACGTCAGATGCAGGTGGGGCCGAGTCAGGCGGCCGGGAGCCGGCGCGAGCTGTGGCAGACCCGCGCCCGCCTGCTCGCCGCCGGGGTGCGGCCCTACGACCCGGGCACGCAGGGGCAGGTCTTCTTCGAGCTGGGTGCCCGGGTGGCGCGCTTCCACCGTCCCGAGCCGTGGCCGGGCCGTACGCTCCTGGTGGTCTCCGAGGAGAACGACGACGACCCCCGCTGGTGGCCGCGCCTGTTCCCGGGCGAGCTGACGGTCGAGCACGTGCGCACCGACCACTTCGGGCTGCTGCGCCCGCCGTTCGTGCAGCAGCTCGCCCGTGTCGTCGAGTCGGTGGCCGAGCGCGCCTCGGACTGA
- a CDS encoding glycosyltransferase, with the protein MSSAETSGYAPIRIVVIDAEAPGEGLSARRDDGARWGGAWLVVCSGGAPAGIVEVPFDGRDEVPADEVRRLASRLLEGREPHWPEPVPDAELPSATVVVPTNLARPEQLRAGLEALDRLDYPDAEVVLVDNSRGTPAVGAADVVAGLSRVRAVREAVPGISAARNAGVRAARGEVVAFTDDDVRVDPRWLRALGERFARHPDEDAVTGLILPGELETPAQLWFERHYGGFGGTRVFAPMTYRGTSGAGIARRAEVRVLDAGQRELRRFAVYGAGAVGAGANMAFRRTALARLGDFDVALGTGTPSKGGEDLAMFIRLLWLGGAIGYEPAAVVFHTHRAGEDELRAQLHDYGLGFTAMLTSLVLRDPRHVLGLAAKVPAAVRSRWATTSEPAGPPPLGPVPPADLARLERAGGRRGPGAYVRSLRAARGHRS; encoded by the coding sequence GTGAGCAGCGCGGAGACCTCCGGGTACGCCCCGATCCGCATCGTCGTCATCGACGCGGAGGCCCCCGGTGAGGGGCTGAGCGCCCGCCGGGACGATGGCGCGCGGTGGGGTGGGGCCTGGCTCGTGGTGTGCTCGGGCGGTGCGCCGGCGGGCATCGTGGAGGTGCCCTTCGACGGCCGGGACGAGGTACCGGCCGACGAGGTCCGCCGGCTGGCGTCGCGCCTGCTCGAGGGCCGGGAACCCCACTGGCCGGAGCCCGTCCCGGATGCGGAGCTCCCCAGCGCGACCGTGGTCGTGCCGACCAACCTCGCGCGCCCCGAGCAGCTGCGGGCGGGACTGGAGGCACTGGACCGGCTGGACTATCCGGACGCCGAGGTGGTCCTCGTCGACAACTCCCGGGGGACCCCCGCGGTGGGCGCCGCCGACGTCGTGGCCGGACTCTCGCGCGTGCGGGCGGTCCGGGAGGCGGTGCCCGGCATCTCCGCCGCACGCAACGCGGGCGTCCGGGCCGCTCGGGGGGAGGTGGTCGCCTTCACCGACGACGACGTCCGCGTGGACCCACGCTGGCTGCGTGCACTCGGTGAGCGGTTCGCCCGGCACCCCGACGAGGACGCCGTCACCGGGCTGATCCTGCCGGGCGAGCTGGAGACCCCCGCGCAGCTGTGGTTCGAGCGGCACTACGGCGGCTTCGGCGGAACGCGGGTGTTCGCCCCGATGACCTACCGTGGGACCAGTGGCGCGGGGATTGCGCGCCGGGCCGAGGTGCGCGTCCTCGACGCCGGGCAGCGCGAGCTGCGGCGGTTCGCCGTCTACGGCGCCGGTGCCGTCGGTGCCGGCGCGAACATGGCCTTCCGCCGGACGGCCCTGGCGCGGCTGGGCGACTTCGACGTCGCCCTGGGCACCGGGACGCCGTCAAAGGGCGGCGAGGACCTGGCGATGTTCATCCGGCTCCTGTGGCTCGGCGGTGCGATCGGCTACGAGCCCGCGGCAGTGGTCTTCCACACCCACCGCGCCGGTGAGGACGAGCTCCGCGCGCAGCTGCACGACTACGGGCTCGGCTTCACGGCCATGCTGACCTCACTCGTCCTGCGGGACCCGCGGCACGTGCTGGGTCTGGCGGCGAAGGTCCCGGCGGCGGTGCGCAGCCGATGGGCCACCACGTCCGAGCCGGCCGGTCCGCCGCCCCTCGGCCCGGTGCCGCCGGCCGACCTCGCCCGGCTGGAGCGCGCGGGCGGACGCCGCGGGCCCGGGGCCTACGTGCGCAGCCTGCGGGCCGCCCGGGGCCACCGGTCCTGA
- a CDS encoding glycosyltransferase family 4 protein, which translates to MRILTQLLTLERVGGIEVCTLELTRALVARGHEVHIVHGPPFGLLDVEDMTADLEAAGAVLHGPYPLATSLRGAPAAVPRFLPAARLARRLHPDVLWLHRLEHVVWGQTVGRWSGTPLVLHLHQVPNYRRALPVLTRGVRRFVAVSEFMRERWVEAGVDPGLVDVVYNALPPESYPAGDLAARDRARVALGLPPDVPVVLFYGRLEPEKGIEVALDAWHQLAPAHHEAHLLLLGNVPPYTDPRLRSRIDELVRCGTGTLAPGLGDVVPALHAAEVVLFPTLLEEAFGRVALEALITGRPVLASRIGALPEILTGSLQQHLVPPGDAAALAAGMKALLSWRRDEPGLGAAARAHARAAFDFDTQVAHLEAVLAGARR; encoded by the coding sequence ATGAGGATCCTCACCCAGCTGCTGACCCTCGAGCGGGTCGGGGGGATCGAGGTGTGCACCTTGGAGCTCACCCGGGCCCTGGTCGCCCGCGGGCACGAGGTGCACATCGTCCACGGTCCGCCATTCGGGCTGCTCGACGTCGAGGACATGACCGCCGACCTCGAGGCGGCCGGTGCGGTGCTGCACGGCCCCTACCCGCTGGCCACCTCGCTGCGCGGCGCCCCGGCGGCGGTCCCCCGGTTCCTGCCGGCCGCCCGGCTCGCCCGGCGGCTGCACCCCGACGTGCTGTGGCTGCACCGCCTGGAGCACGTGGTGTGGGGGCAGACGGTGGGGCGCTGGTCGGGCACCCCGCTGGTGCTGCACCTGCACCAGGTGCCGAACTACCGGCGGGCGTTGCCGGTCCTCACCCGCGGTGTGCGGCGGTTCGTGGCCGTGTCGGAGTTCATGCGCGAGCGGTGGGTCGAGGCGGGTGTGGACCCCGGGCTCGTCGACGTCGTCTACAACGCCCTGCCGCCAGAGTCCTACCCGGCCGGTGACCTCGCCGCACGTGACCGCGCCCGGGTGGCCCTCGGCCTGCCACCCGACGTCCCGGTGGTGCTCTTCTACGGCCGGCTGGAGCCGGAGAAGGGCATCGAGGTCGCGCTGGACGCGTGGCACCAGCTCGCTCCGGCCCACCACGAGGCGCACCTGCTCCTGTTGGGCAACGTCCCGCCATACACCGACCCGCGGCTGCGCAGCCGCATCGACGAGCTCGTGCGGTGCGGGACGGGCACCCTCGCCCCGGGCCTTGGTGACGTCGTCCCGGCGCTGCACGCCGCAGAGGTGGTGCTGTTCCCGACCCTGCTGGAGGAGGCCTTCGGCCGGGTGGCCCTGGAGGCGTTGATCACCGGACGGCCCGTGCTGGCTTCTCGCATCGGCGCGTTGCCGGAGATCCTCACCGGCTCCCTTCAGCAGCACCTCGTCCCCCCGGGGGACGCCGCGGCGCTGGCCGCGGGCATGAAGGCGCTGCTGTCGTGGCGCCGCGACGAGCCGGGCCTCGGCGCGGCCGCACGGGCGCACGCTCGCGCCGCGTTCGACTTCGACACCCAGGTGGCCCACCTGGAGGCGGTGCTGGCCGGGGCCCGGCGGTAG
- a CDS encoding lipopolysaccharide biosynthesis protein: MSSDRPSTTPDDAAHPVPDELSVASSVAGLAPPTAPSVEDVASTLFGRGMLYVAVLAAQMVSSVLVSPILAHLLPPREFGELASAIAVHQVLVVLAVAGIDQALVQIRATSDDDRPARALVLLALVLACALTAVAALTVPWWGHELGFAPSSPILVTVIGWTVPASATLVVSALLLSQDRLGAFSLLNILSAVGGQFSGLVILIGGGYRTANAYALGGLGSLALVLVLGLVLVRPRWSRRIGPDVARRALALGIPLMVSGLAIYVLNAGDRLVVQRLLGPEEAGRYQIAYTVGNVAVLLLSMVSAAWAPRIAAIADEDRRWALIGHSRDGLIALMAPAITGITLAAPLVLTLVAPESYRPGALLPVVFLVALAGFPVLAGSGTGRALVTLERTGPLAWSAVIAAVVNVGLNILLVPHLDLSGAALATLVAFTIQAVLHRAWLPAGIVWPRTPLAVLLPPTLAVAVCAATLLLPQSTEWDLGRFALAVVCLPWFLHRLRIAQGKPGLLRRPT; encoded by the coding sequence GTGAGTTCGGACAGGCCCAGCACGACGCCGGACGACGCCGCGCACCCCGTCCCCGACGAACTCTCCGTCGCCTCGAGCGTCGCCGGACTGGCGCCCCCCACCGCGCCATCGGTCGAGGACGTCGCCTCGACGCTGTTCGGACGGGGGATGCTCTACGTCGCGGTGCTCGCCGCGCAGATGGTCAGCTCCGTCCTCGTCTCGCCCATCCTCGCCCACCTGCTGCCCCCGAGAGAGTTCGGCGAGCTGGCATCGGCGATCGCGGTCCACCAGGTGCTCGTCGTCCTGGCGGTGGCCGGGATCGACCAGGCGCTGGTGCAGATCCGCGCCACCTCCGACGACGACCGTCCCGCCCGCGCGCTGGTCCTGCTCGCGCTCGTACTGGCCTGCGCGCTCACAGCGGTGGCGGCGCTCACCGTGCCGTGGTGGGGGCACGAGCTCGGCTTCGCGCCGTCGAGCCCCATACTCGTCACGGTCATCGGCTGGACCGTGCCCGCGTCAGCCACCCTGGTCGTCTCGGCGCTGCTGCTCAGCCAGGACCGGCTGGGTGCGTTCAGCCTCCTGAACATCCTGTCGGCCGTCGGGGGGCAGTTCAGCGGCCTGGTCATCCTCATCGGCGGCGGCTACCGGACGGCGAACGCCTACGCGCTCGGTGGCCTCGGCAGCCTGGCGCTGGTGCTGGTGCTCGGCCTGGTGCTGGTCCGACCACGCTGGAGCCGGCGCATCGGACCGGACGTGGCGCGTCGCGCGCTGGCCCTCGGCATCCCACTCATGGTGTCCGGGCTGGCGATCTACGTCCTCAACGCTGGTGACCGCCTCGTCGTGCAGCGTCTGCTGGGCCCTGAGGAGGCCGGCCGCTACCAGATCGCCTACACCGTGGGCAACGTCGCGGTCCTGCTGCTGTCCATGGTCAGCGCCGCGTGGGCTCCGCGGATCGCCGCCATCGCCGACGAGGACCGCCGGTGGGCGCTCATCGGGCACTCCCGGGACGGACTGATCGCCCTGATGGCGCCGGCCATCACCGGCATCACGCTCGCCGCCCCACTCGTGCTCACCCTCGTCGCACCGGAGAGCTACCGACCGGGCGCGCTGCTGCCCGTGGTGTTCCTCGTCGCGCTCGCGGGGTTCCCGGTGCTCGCCGGCAGCGGTACCGGACGGGCGCTGGTGACGCTCGAGCGCACCGGCCCTCTCGCCTGGAGCGCCGTCATCGCCGCTGTCGTGAACGTCGGGCTCAACATCCTGCTGGTGCCGCACCTGGACCTCAGCGGTGCGGCTCTCGCCACGCTGGTCGCGTTCACCATCCAGGCCGTGCTGCACCGCGCCTGGCTCCCGGCCGGCATCGTCTGGCCCCGCACACCGCTTGCCGTGCTGCTCCCGCCGACACTGGCTGTGGCGGTCTGCGCCGCCACGCTCCTGCTGCCGCAGTCGACGGAGTGGGACCTCGGCCGCTTCGCCCTCGCCGTCGTGTGCCTGCCGTGGTTCCTGCACCGGCTGCGCATCGCCCAGGGCAAGCCCGGGCTGCTCCGCCGTCCGACCTGA
- a CDS encoding glycosyltransferase family 2 protein, translating to MHQHERVRPATVLPLPRRAPRVSVVIPTYNEAKNLPYVFAAIPEDVHEVIVVDGHSVDGTVEVAQALRPDVRIVLQNRRGKGNAMACGFAAATGDVLVMLDADGSADPQEIPRFVDALTAGADFAKGTRFANGGGSADITRVRAWGNGWLNRIANLLFGTRYTDLCYGYNAFWTHCLDVLELDASDRGRTDRLWGDGFEIETIINTRVAKARLRIVEVPSFEAERQFGQSNLNTWRDGIRVLRALAVERVNRVGRRRPVRRPGVVQPAPSAVAFAGAAGDGEQIRSA from the coding sequence ATGCACCAGCACGAGCGCGTCCGTCCTGCCACGGTCCTTCCGCTTCCGCGTCGCGCGCCGCGGGTCAGCGTGGTGATCCCCACCTACAACGAGGCCAAGAACCTGCCCTACGTCTTCGCGGCCATCCCCGAGGACGTCCACGAGGTCATCGTGGTCGACGGGCACAGTGTGGACGGCACCGTGGAGGTCGCCCAGGCGCTCCGGCCGGACGTGCGGATCGTCCTGCAGAACCGCCGCGGCAAGGGCAATGCCATGGCCTGTGGTTTCGCCGCTGCGACCGGCGACGTGCTCGTGATGCTCGACGCCGACGGCTCGGCCGACCCGCAGGAGATCCCCCGGTTCGTCGACGCGCTGACCGCCGGAGCCGACTTCGCCAAGGGCACCCGCTTCGCCAACGGCGGCGGCAGCGCCGACATCACCCGAGTGCGCGCCTGGGGCAACGGCTGGCTCAACCGGATCGCCAACCTGCTGTTCGGCACCCGGTACACCGACCTGTGCTACGGCTACAACGCCTTCTGGACCCACTGCCTCGACGTGCTCGAGCTCGACGCGAGCGACCGGGGCCGGACGGACCGGCTGTGGGGTGACGGGTTCGAGATCGAGACGATCATCAACACCCGGGTGGCCAAGGCCCGCCTGCGCATCGTCGAGGTCCCCAGCTTCGAGGCCGAGCGGCAGTTCGGGCAGAGCAACCTCAACACCTGGCGCGACGGCATCCGCGTGCTGCGCGCCCTGGCGGTGGAACGGGTCAACCGCGTCGGCCGCCGCCGACCGGTCCGCCGGCCCGGGGTCGTCCAGCCGGCACCGTCCGCAGTGGCCTTCGCCGGGGCCGCAGGGGACGGCGAGCAGATCCGCTCGGCCTGA
- a CDS encoding GNAT family N-acetyltransferase, with protein sequence MDLTVAVHRDLSSVAALAGEWQALHDASGDVNPFSGPDWALPWLERFGVEAPYTPLVLEVREGERLVGVSPLCRQAVLGGRAHVVQPVGTGAPWIGPYELSALLVDPRVGREAARVVVGAVCGLSAEWDWADLALGTAVPWLVPEWLPDFSFTVSVRRVLANAVLDLSAERNVYAGRRNLKESFRRARNRLTRDFGADGWRVRRVTDQSEVGGAFSRLVALHGDRATLGDGKPVHADVFADGRVRDYLGDVVGRMAARDAVSLYELLIDEEVVATQLVLHTATASYSSVSGLTDRAWDYSAVTYLQSQAVADAQKAGHREFNLSLGPNQAKLRWTDEVRTMPRFSLVAPTRRSQMLYLAAETRGVVAAYREARKAHRH encoded by the coding sequence ATGGACCTGACGGTGGCTGTGCACCGCGACCTCTCGTCGGTCGCCGCGCTGGCGGGGGAGTGGCAGGCCCTCCACGACGCCTCGGGGGACGTCAACCCGTTCAGCGGGCCCGACTGGGCGCTGCCGTGGCTGGAGCGGTTCGGCGTCGAGGCCCCGTACACGCCCCTCGTGCTGGAGGTGCGGGAGGGCGAGCGCCTGGTGGGCGTGTCTCCGCTGTGCCGGCAGGCCGTGCTGGGCGGACGGGCGCACGTCGTCCAGCCCGTCGGCACCGGTGCACCCTGGATCGGCCCCTACGAGCTGAGTGCGTTGCTGGTCGACCCCCGGGTCGGCCGGGAGGCCGCCCGTGTGGTCGTCGGCGCGGTGTGCGGGCTCTCCGCGGAGTGGGACTGGGCCGACCTCGCCCTCGGTACCGCGGTCCCGTGGCTGGTCCCGGAGTGGCTGCCGGACTTCTCGTTCACCGTCTCCGTGCGTCGCGTGCTCGCCAACGCCGTCCTCGACCTGAGCGCCGAGCGCAACGTGTACGCGGGGCGGCGCAACCTCAAGGAGTCCTTCCGGCGCGCCCGCAACCGGCTGACCCGGGACTTCGGCGCCGACGGCTGGCGGGTCCGGCGGGTCACCGACCAGAGTGAGGTCGGCGGGGCGTTCTCCCGGCTCGTGGCGCTCCACGGCGACCGCGCCACGCTGGGGGATGGCAAGCCGGTGCACGCCGACGTGTTCGCCGACGGCCGTGTCCGCGACTACCTCGGCGACGTCGTCGGCCGGATGGCCGCGCGCGATGCCGTCAGCCTCTACGAGCTGCTCATCGACGAGGAGGTCGTCGCCACCCAGCTCGTCCTGCACACGGCCACGGCCAGCTACAGCTCGGTGTCAGGGCTCACCGACCGGGCCTGGGACTACTCGGCGGTCACCTACCTCCAGTCGCAGGCGGTGGCCGACGCCCAGAAGGCTGGACACCGGGAGTTCAACCTCTCGCTCGGTCCCAACCAGGCCAAGCTCCGCTGGACCGACGAGGTGCGCACCATGCCGCGGTTCTCGCTCGTCGCCCCCACCCGCCGGTCGCAGATGCTGTACCTGGCGGCCGAGACCCGCGGCGTCGTCGCCGCCTACCGCGAGGCCCGCAAGGCACACCGGCACTGA